In the genome of Candidatus Bathyarchaeia archaeon, the window TACATTGACCTATACCAGCTACATAACCCGCCAACCCAGCTGGTCAAGGATGGAAGGGCCTTCAAGATTCTTGAGAAGCTTAAGGCCTCAGGAATAATAAGACACTATGGTATCTCGATTCACGATCCACAGGAAGGTCTTCTCGCGATGAGAAACGGCGAGCTAGGAGCCGTTCAAGTCGCGTTTAGCATCCTGCGACAAGAGGCCAAGAACCAACTCTTTCGCGAAGCAACTAAGAACAATGTCGGTATCATCGCGCGAGAACCGCTAGCGAACGGCTTCCTCGCAGGCAAACTGAAAGCGGAATCAAGTTTTTCCCAAGGAGATATCCGCCATACTTTTCCCCTTGAGTACATTTCCCAACTCACACTTGCAGCGGACAAGTTGAGGTTCCTGGAATCGAAGAATAGAACTCTCGCACAGGCAGCCGTAAGGTTCGTGCTCGACCACAAAGACGTATCGACGGTAATCCCCGGAGCAAAGACTCGTGAGCAGGTCGATGAAGACCTTGCCTCCTCTGAATCTCCCTCATTGACCGGGGAGGAACTTCTTCGAATCAAGTTCCTTAGGGATCAAGGGTTCAGCTAGTTCGGGCTGATCGAAACCAGGTGGGTATGATGAGATACCTCGTGAGGCTTGCAAACGACCAAGCCTACACGCCAAACGACGTTAAGAGTCTGGAAGCGAAGATCCGGGAATTACTGGGGTCTGCACATAAGATCGGAAACTTGAGGATCAGCGCCAATGCGATCGAGTTCGACTTCTTCGGCAACCAAGCAGATCTAAACAGATCCAAGAGCATCCTAGAAGCCAAGGTCTCAAAAGTGGTAACACTCAGATCCCTTGAATCCAGCATTCCTAAGAGAGAGGAGGGCGAAATGCTCCTGGAAGGAGTTGACTTGTTTAATCACGAGAGGTTCTGGGAAGCCCACGAAGTCCTAGAAGAGATCTGGCATCCTGCGAAAGGCGTCGGACGGGACATTATTCAAGGCTTGATCTTGACCGCTGCAGCACTCGTTCATTACCAGAAAAACG includes:
- a CDS encoding aldo/keto reductase, which gives rise to MKYRVLGKTGLKVSEVGFGAWAIGGNAHGNSYGPTDDKLSLAAVERALELGCNFFDTADVYGHGHSEELLGQALRGHRSEVIIATKVGGDFYHGAPKMNFNADYLEFALGKSCERLGSDYIDLYQLHNPPTQLVKDGRAFKILEKLKASGIIRHYGISIHDPQEGLLAMRNGELGAVQVAFSILRQEAKNQLFREATKNNVGIIAREPLANGFLAGKLKAESSFSQGDIRHTFPLEYISQLTLAADKLRFLESKNRTLAQAAVRFVLDHKDVSTVIPGAKTREQVDEDLASSESPSLTGEELLRIKFLRDQGFS
- a CDS encoding DUF309 domain-containing protein, with the translated sequence MMRYLVRLANDQAYTPNDVKSLEAKIRELLGSAHKIGNLRISANAIEFDFFGNQADLNRSKSILEAKVSKVVTLRSLESSIPKREEGEMLLEGVDLFNHERFWEAHEVLEEIWHPAKGVGRDIIQGLILTAAALVHYQKNETAICLSILGRARGKLGGLDHFKGLDIRRLREKIGKMLEDKIPELLEIEWVNAKTHAPAL